The stretch of DNA TTCCATTAATTCCACATCCATTTCATTACGATTATATAAGAAGGAATGCCACCATTTTTCTAATTCAGATAAATGAAATGGCTTTTCACTAACAGGCTCCATAAACGTATGTAATAATTGCAATTCTCTTGGGGCGATGCTTGCTTTTAATATGCCGATATATTGATCGTTGTAACAGAACCAATTGTATTGTTCAAAATTCATCGGTTCGTCCGTTATAAGTAGTTGGTCTTTATATAGTTGTTGAAGGGAACGTAACATAAAACGGATCCTTTCTATCTCAGAGTAATACTTATATTATATCAGTTGCTCAAGAAGAAATAAAAAACTAGTGGTGTTGTAACCACTAGTTTTCATTTGGTTCGTCTTCTTTCGGTAATTCACGTGCTTCATCAATGTTTGTATATTCTTCTCTTTCGAAAACGGAACCACCAGCAAGGCCTTCATTTATCATCCGGTCGATGTCTACGTAGTATTGGTCGCGTCCTTCGTATTGTGATGAATTTTTGTCTTTTTTATTTTTCAAAAGAAAAAGCCTCCTTCCATACTGTTAGTATGTACAGGAAGTTTTTGTGTATTATTCGTAAACGTGAAATAGCATTAATTCGTGTATTTGTTTTTTTAGTTCGTCTTCGATTTTTTCGGTAAAGGAATGTTCTGTTTGCCATTCTATTTCACCGTTTTTATGGTAAATTGCTTTATGAGGTTGTTGTTGATAATAGAAGGAGATTTTCCATCCTGGTAGTTGTTTGTTTTCAAATAATGGTTCATATGTGAAGTGTGTAATCATTTTTGTTGTCTCCTTTTTTAAGATGCTACTTGGAAAAATAAGATAAAGTTAAAGTTAGTCCGTTCCTCTTCGCTACGGACATTTGCTTTCCGCGGGCGTGGCTTGAGCCTCCTCCTCGCTACGCTCGTGCGGGGTCTCAAGGCTCACGCTACTCCCGCAGGACAAGGAAGGCTTCGGCAGCATTACATCGCACGAAGAAAATGCGATAGCATTTTCGAGGAGTCAAATGTCCTTCGCTCCGATTCACTCACGGTTTTAAACATAATCACTACAATCACAATTTTCAGTAGAACTGGCCTATTTTCAAACTTCATGGTTAAATAATTCTCTTTCACGGTGGGTAACTTGAAAATAGTCATGTTGGTTAGGTTAGTCTGTTCTACTTACGGTAATCGATTTGTTTTTACTTTTACTATTTCTTTTATTAATATAGAATTTTTTTGGTTGTTTCTTTTTTTATTTTCGACAAATGTTTTATGATTCCTCCATGGAAAGGAGGTGAAGTTGTAAAAAGTGTGTATTAAGTTTTCGGTACCTTTTTGTTTTATGATTGGTTCATCGAAGTCCATCGGTTTTGAATTTAATTCGTAAATGTAGTAATGGCCAGTTGGAGTGATTCCGATATCGGCAGAAAACTCTCCAACGAACGAAATTTTTTTAGTTAAAAGTTTTCCGCAATTATTCATTAAAGCTTGTAAGAGGGGGGAGTCGATTGTGATAGGCAATTCGTTCAATGTACCAACCATTCCTCCATTTGGTACATGTGTTGTAATTTGTTGGCCATGTGATACTCTAACGCCTGTGCCGCTAATTTCGTAATTTCCATCAATAAAATGAACGAATAGTCGTAAGTCAAACTTATTTCCGTGCCAACGCTGTGAAGGAATTGTTTCTTGAATGATACAGTCGTTTGTATGCTTTTTTAAAAAATCCCAAGCCTCTTTAACATTGTAAAATACGAACTTTTTTTCGACTGTTTGGATTATAATGTTTTCTCTTTCCTTCTCAACTAAAAAAATCCCCGCTCCTTTCGAACTTTCTCTTTCTTTCACATAAAAGGAAGAGTAGGTATTTAAATACTCATTAAAATTGGAATCTGTTAATAACAACGTTTTTGGGAGGTGCTTTTCAAGCAAATTATCTTGGCTTAATACAGAATAAAGTTCCCATTTATCGAAAAACTGTCGATTAAAAAAGGGGGTAGTATACATTTCACTTAATAACTTAAGTTTGTGTTCGTCATCTCGTAACAGACGATTATAAAAAGCGTCAGGGACTAAATCATTTATTGATATCCAATGATTAGTTGAAGGGATATAACAATAGCCGGAAAGGTTTCCGCGTAATAATTGATCGATTGGAAAACAGACGGAAAATCCGCCCAACTCAAAAAGTTTGCGCTGGATTCGATTGAAAAGCGGGATGTTACCATAAAACTTATTCTGTTTATTGCTTACTAGTATTCCAATTACAGGGCCAACTTTTTGACCTTTCCTTCGAACGTGAAAAGGGAGGCAATCTTTCAATGATTGTCTCCTGTCGAACCGTACAGATTTATTTTTTTCACCTATAGAAAAAACTGTTTCAGATGGGAGGGTGTGAAACCATTCGTTATTCTTTAAATCGTAAAAGATTTTCATGATTCCACAACCTGTAAAGAATGTAGGGATTGTTCTGTTAAATATAAAGCATATTGTAAAGGTAATTTTCTCGTTTCTAATTCTTCTGTTCGTAGTTTAGAAAGGTGAAAAATAGAACGGCCAGGCTTTGAGTTTGCCTCAAAAAGCCAAATCTTTTTCTCTTTATCTATCCCAAAATCAAAACCAATTTCACCAATATACCCTTTCATTTGTCGATCTAACGACATACTAAGTTGTATAGCTGCTGTTTCTAATAACCGCTTAGTTTCGACAAACTCTTGATCATCTTTACATATATCATCTAGAACTCGAACGATCCCACCACTATTTAAATGTGTCGTAATACTTCCTTTTCCACTTAACTTACCAGCGATGGCGCTTACGACCCAATCCCCATTTTCATTCTTATTCGTATGAACGCGGAAATCTACTGGTGTGTCGTTAATCCTCCATAACGCAATCCCTTGCTGGACAATATATTGGTTTAAATCCTTTCCAGCTAAAATGCGTCCTAGCAACTTTTCTAGCGAAGAAAATCGTTGGAGTCGATTTTGCATTTTTTCATCTTTATAACGACAATAATAATAATTTTCTTCGCGATGATAGACAATCTTATAAACACCTAATCCGAGACTACCGTTAGAAGGCTTTAAAAAAACAAACGGGTACCGAGATAACATCTCTTCTAATAACGTAATAGAAATTTTTGAATGTGTTTCAGGCAAATAATGAGAGATGTTTTCTTCTAACGAAAGCTTTTGGTGAACTTCCCATTTGTTAAAGAATCCAGGGTTAAACCAAGGGATAAGATACTGTTGTTGTAAGCGTTCTTTTGTTTCTTTAAGTAAAGAGTGGTTTTCCGTCTTTCTATTTGGCAGTCGGTCATATATAACATGTGGGAAGGGAAGCTCTTGTTGACACCAGCCTTTATCGGTAAACAGAAAACCATCAATAACCCCTTCGTCCCACTTAATATGTTTCGGACCGAAAAGAAACATAAATGCCCCAACTTTTCTATCAGCTGAAAGAAGTTTAGAGAAAAATAACGATCTCTCTCCAATTGGGCGAACGAGTGAACTCGTGAATCCTGCAGTATATACTCCGACTAAAGGTCCGACATGTATTGTGTTTTCGTAAATAAAAAAGTGTATTTTGTTTTCATACGGAATTTTTAGATGCTGAAAGACATCTTCGGAAATTAATAACATTGGACCGTTATGGTACGTTATATTAACCTTTAATGTAATGGTTCCGAATGAAATAAAATCAATTTTTTTATGGTTAAATGTTTCTGGAACAGAAATCGTTTTTTCGTTTAGTTGTTTTGATACTTTTAAGGTAGATAATACCTTCATCGATTTTTCCTCCATTCTTTCAATTGATCAAGATAGAGTACATATTTAGTTGGTGCCTCATACACTTTTTCTTTTTGCTCCTCTGTGGATGTTTCCATAATTTTATGCCCAGGCTTAGAATTTATATCTAAAATGTATGGGCAATAATCAGGAGAAATTCCGATATCAATTCCGAGTTCAAACAAGGGAAGAAATTGCTTTTCAATACATAATGGTAATTGATGGATTATTTCTTGAATCGATTGCTCAAAAAAAGGAGGAATATCTAAACGCCAATCTTCATATGCGATAACGCTGCCACCACTTCCAATGTTAGAAGTGAAAGTATGTTGTTTTCCTTTTCGAATAACTCGCTTTCTTTCTTCCCACTTGCCATTTTCATTTTTTTGAAGCAAAATACGCAGATCGAACGGATGATTTAGTTCATCTTGTAACGGTAAAAATGGTTGAATAATATACTCTTTCTTTTCTTGAAAAATCCATGCTAATAAAGCTTCATGTGTCATAAAATCTTTCGTTATTTCGTCACCATTATTTACTAAAGTAGCTCTAATATGAAGGAATGAATCGTGAAGTTTTATAATTCCGTTCCCTTGTAGCCCATCTACAGGCTTTAATAAAATCGTTTTATATTGTTTTAGCGAGGAAAAAATAGTATCCTCCGTCGCTTTTGTAGTGAATGGAAAATAAGGCTGTAACGTTGAAACCTTCATAGCTGCCTGAAAAACTTCCCATTTGTTTGGTAACCCGTTTCCTATAAAGGTTATTTTTCGTTTCTCTTTTAACCATTTTACCCTTGCTTTGTAAGCTTTTGTTCTTTTCGTTGCATAGTAACATTGGTCGTATACATAGTTCGGAAGAGAGAATGTCGTTGGCACCCATGTGCCGCATTCATATTTATAACCAGTAACCGAATCAACGGAAGTCAGTGTTAGATTCTTTGGTGTTAAGTGATATACAGTTACACCTAATTTCTCTGCATGTTGGGCGATATGAGTGAAATATTTACTTTTAACTGGAGAAGTGAAAGCTAGAATGCAAAAAGCTGTCATTTATTCGACTCTCCCTTCTTTCGTTGTTTCATGAACAAGATATAAACAATATAATATGATAGCCTTTGCAGATGGTCGAATAGCTGTTGTTTGTTCATCACCGTCTACATTTTTAGAAGGCTTCGTATTTACTTCGATAATCCAAGGTTTACCATCTATATCAATAGCGAGGTCAATTCCAAGTTCTGCATACATTCCGGTTGCTACACTTGAAATTTCATAAGCTACGTCAATCGCTAAAGATCTCATATGTTTTTGCAAATGTTTTATCTCTTCTTTAGAAAAGGAGGCACGTAATGCTTGTTGTACGGTAGACAATTGACCGCCCTGGGCAATGTTTGAGACAAACTGGCCGGGCTTCGAGATACGTGAAACAGATGAAGTGATTTTCCAACGATCATTTTCCGTTCGATGACATAGGTACCGAAAATCAACAGGTTTGCCTTCTACTTGAAACAGCGGAATTCCTTTTTGAATAAGATAGTCTCTTCTTGTTACATAAGGTGAAAGTCTGTTGATGACTTCTTTTGCTGTGTTTAAATAATGTTTCTTTTCTTGTTGAAAGGAAGAGTGCGAAACAATAAAACTTTCATCCTCTTTTTCAATCTTTAAAATATGCTTTCCTTGACTCCCGTTAATTGGTTTTAAGAAGATAACTTCTTCTCTCTCTAACCAATTTATTATCGTTTCTTTATTATACAATTCTGTTTCGGGTAAATATGGTTTTAAATGTTCTGCTTCTTGTAAATGGTAATATACAGTCCATTTATCTAAAAACGATTCATTAAAGTACGGCACATTCCAGTCTTTCAACTGTTCTGTAAACGATAAAAAAACGTTACTCTTTTCGTTCTTCCTTTTATGAAGTCGGTTGTGTATGATATGAGGGAAAGGTAGCGTATGTTTTATCCATTCGTTATTAGTGAACACATAACCTTCGAGCGATGGTGCAGCTAATGATTGTGGTAATGTAAAGACGTAAAAAAAGGCACCAACTTCTTCCGAGTACTTCGTAAGCTCTATACTAAATTGAGAAATCGATTTTAAATCAATTGGCTCTTCCTCTAAAATCTCTGTCATTAATGCAATAATCGGTCCAATTGATATTGTATTAGTAGTAGAATTGTATGTGAGGAAAAACGTTCGTTCTTCGTTTAATAAATATAGCTGATCTAATGATTGTTGCCCTATCTTAACAAAGGCTTCCTCTCCTTTCATTATTACGAGAGGTACTGTCAATGTATTCCGACTACATTGTACTTGTATGAAGGGCAGTTCAAACGGTATGTTTAAAGTGGTAGCGAGTTTTTCACTTAAATAAATTGTGGATGTATCATTGTGATGAGCGTATGGAATGATTCTTCCGACTACGTATTTCATAAACGTCCCTCATTTTCTCTTTGTATAAAAGTAGTGAATGGTTTAAAAAAATAGGCAAATGCTTATAAAATATCGTATGAAAAGTTAAAGAATAGGTGATTAGAAAGGTTTGATGGATTGATGAATGAAGTATTAATATTAACGATTATGGTAATAATCGGAGCATTTATCGGAGGGATGACGAATTTATTAGCAATCAAAATGTTGTTTAGACCATATAACCCAATTTACATTGGGAAATGGAAGCTTCCTTTTACACCTGGGCTAATACCGAAACGTCGGGATGAACTTGCCGAACAACTTGGTCGCTTAGTTATGGAACATTTGCTGACGGCAGATAGTGTAAAAAGAAGGTTGATGAATAGTGCTTTTCAAGAAGAAATCACCCATTGGGTAATAAAGCAAACTAATGAGCTGTTACAATCAGAACAAACACTACAACAATTGGCGATAACGTTTGGTGTCGATGATTTTAAATCATTAACAAATAGTAAGTTTGAAAAGTGGGTAGAAGAAAAATATGACGAACTGTTGGAAGAGTATGGAGAAAAGGAACTATCTAAAATTTTGCCCCAGCATTTGGCGGAAAAATTAGAAAGCTACATACCTTTAGTAGCTGCTTATATAGTGCAAAAAGGACAAGCTTATTTTGAAAGTGACGAAGGGAAATACCAGTTACAAAAGTTGATCAATGATTTTGTTTCTTCAAAAGGAATGCTAGGTAATATGATGCAAATGTTTTTAGGAAACGTTAACCTAGTAGATAAAGTACAGCCAGAAGTATTAAAGTTTTTAAGAAATGAAGGTACGACAGATACGATTGAAGCACTCCTAGATAAAGAATGGGAAAAGATTAAAGCTTATCGGGTAGAGGAAGTTGAAAATAAACTAACAAAAGAAGCTATATTAGGCACTATTCATTCGTTAGCACATACTATTTTAAATATAGACCGTTGTTTGGACCTATCGATTAAACAGTTAGCGGAACCAATTCGTCCTTGGATTGTAAATGAATTACTGCCTCGAGGGATTCGTTTAGGAACAGAGCGATTACTTAATCAATTGGATGCTATTTTGGAAAAATTGCAGCTAGCCCATGTAGTGCAAGAGCAAGTGGAATCATTTTCACTTAAGCGATTAGAAGAAATTGTGTTGTCCGTTACAAAACGCGAGTTGAAAATGATTACCTATCTTGGAGCACTTCTTGGTGGATCGATTGGTTTTATTCAAGGACTATTCGTGATGCTCTTATAGGTTGGTTTTTATTGTAAGGGAAAGGGTAGTTTGTTATACTTGGTTCTTAAGAATGTGTTAGACATTTGCTTATGAAAGCATTAGTTTCCCTAACACTATCATGTCCATTAGGACAAAAAAGGAAGGAATGATTTTTTGTCTACAAATCTTTATGATGTAGCGTATAATTTAGAAAAGGCTGTTCGTGAAAGCGATGATTTCAAGCAACTACAAGACCTTTATGCAGCTGTATTTGCTGATGAAGGAACAAAACGTATGTTTGAAAACTTCCGTAATATTCAATTAAACCTGCAACAAAAACAAATGTCAGGTCAAGAAATTACGCAAGAAGAGGTAGAACAAGCGCAAAAAACAGTTGCTCTTGTGCAACAAGATCCTAAAATTGCACAACTAATGCAAGCTGAACAGCGTATGAGCATGGTTATACAAGAGTTAAATAAAATTATTATGAAGCCTTTAGAAGAGCTTTATAGTAATGTGGAAAATAGATAATTGTTTAAAAAGCGTGCCTTATGGGGTACGCTTTTTAGTTTGTCTGCATTGAAAATTGAGTGTGGAATATAGTATGTCCGTTTCAGACATGCCTTCCGCTAGTTTTTATGCTGACTTTTCATAGGTTCATGCACCATTTTCCGTTTGCATCACTTTCCTCTCGTGATTGCACCAAATCTAGAGTTTTATGCACCACAGCTAGCTTTACGCTGACTTTCCATAAGTAAATGCTCGCTCTTTCTGCTAGTTTCTGCTTGTAAATTTATAACTGGATTGGAGATATATATCGCTAACGAAAAACATATACATAGCTAAATAAAGACCATTTACTTTTCTATTTTACTGTTCTATTTTTTATCTGTTTTTCATACTCATACAGTAAGTACAAACATCCTAGATTGAGGAGGATTCTCCATGATGTATCGCCTGTTAGCTATAAATATTGACCAAACATTACTTAAATCGAATGGCCGTCTCGTTAAGGAGACGAAAGATGCTATTCAATATGTTAAAGATAAAGGAATTTATGTCACATTAGTTACTGGACGCAATTTTTATTCTGCACAAAAGATTGCGAGAGCGTTGAAGTTAGATTCCTTTCTTGTTACACATGGTGGAGCGTTTATCGCTTCCAAGATGGAACAGCCGTTAGTTGTAAAAAGGATTACAGAAGAGAAAACGTTTAATATTGTTCAAGTGTTAGAAAATTTTGATTGTAGAGTACGAGTTTTGCATGAGCGGTTTTCGATAGGAAATCGATTACGTGGTGGCAATAATTTAATGTCACGCGCGGTCTTTGGAGCTAATGATCCGATTATTTATCCAGTTCAATTTGTAGAGTCTTTAGGGGATACGTTAAGAGATAATCCGATTGCACCACCAAAGATTGAAGTATACCCGAAAGATAAAGACGAAGTGAATACTATTTATGAAACGATTAAAAAAGCATTTCCTTCTTTAGAAGTTCACCAACATAAAAATGGGAAAATTGATATTTTACCAGAAGGCGGAACAAAGTTAGATGGATTGCTAGCTCTTGGAGAGATTTTGAAAATCTCATGGAAAGAAATGGTGTACATTGGGGACGACGAAGATGATATCCCGTTAATTGAAGTAGCTGGCTTAGGGGTAGCGATGGGTAACGCCTCTCCAAAAGTAAAACAAGCGGCAAATTGGATTACCCGCTCGAATGATCAACTAGGTGTAGCTTATATGATAAAAGAACATTTTCGCAAACAACAAAGACTTCAGTTTTTGAAAGACTTAAAAGTATAGGATGGAAAAGGGCTCTTATATAGAGTCCTTTTTTATTTGTGTATTCTAAAAGTTTAATGTTTTTGACATGAGCCCGTAAGCCGGCATTATAAAGTTTAATAATGACAAATGTCATATGTATTCATGACATAACCCACTAAAAGGAAACTCCACCACCTCTGTATAATAAAAGTAGTTTAGGAGGTGGCGTAATGAAGAAAGTAGTTTCTGTAGAAGGGGTAACAAAAGTGTTTAAAGGAAAAAAGGCAGTAGATGATGTCAGCTTTATTATAAATAGTGGGGAGTCAGTTGCCATACTTGGGCCAAATGGAGCTGGAAAATCAACGACGATATTAATGATGTTAGGTTTACTGCAACCAACAACTGGTAACGTGCAATTGTTTAATGATACCCCAAGTAATCGTAAAGTAAGGGAGAAAATTGGCGCAATGCTTCAAGAAGTAAGTATCATTGATGCGTTAAAGGTGAAGGAAGTAATACAGCTATTTCGAAGTTATTATCCACATCCACTATCGTTTGAAGAGTTAGTTAGTTTAACAGGGTTAAAAGAAGGAGATTTAAAAAAGCGGGCGGATAAATTGTCTGGAGGTCAAAAGAGGAGATTATCTTTTGCATTAGCATTAGCAGGAAATCCTGATTTGTTGTTTTTAGATGAACCGACAGTAGGGATGGATATACATTCACGATCTTCTTTTTGGAAAACTATTCAAGCTCTAAAAGAAAAAGGGAAAACGATTATTTTTTGTACCCATTACTTACAAGAAGCTGACGATATGGCAGATCGCATTATTTTATTTCATAAAGGAAATATTATCGCGGACGGCTCGACGGTAGATATAAAAAGAAAAGTTTCAAAACAAACAGTGTCTTTCTTAGGAAATCATCATTATGTTGCTGCCTTGAAAAGTCAACCTTTTGTTTCAAACGTACACATACAAGATGAAAGAATAGTAGTGACAACGGACAACACCGATCAAATCCTTTCTTATTTGTTTGATAAAAAACTTAACGTAAAAGATATTCGAGTAGAACAAGGTCGACTAGATGATGTGTTTGAACAATTAACGTTAAC from Sutcliffiella cohnii encodes:
- a CDS encoding YheC/YheD family protein produces the protein MTAFCILAFTSPVKSKYFTHIAQHAEKLGVTVYHLTPKNLTLTSVDSVTGYKYECGTWVPTTFSLPNYVYDQCYYATKRTKAYKARVKWLKEKRKITFIGNGLPNKWEVFQAAMKVSTLQPYFPFTTKATEDTIFSSLKQYKTILLKPVDGLQGNGIIKLHDSFLHIRATLVNNGDEITKDFMTHEALLAWIFQEKKEYIIQPFLPLQDELNHPFDLRILLQKNENGKWEERKRVIRKGKQHTFTSNIGSGGSVIAYEDWRLDIPPFFEQSIQEIIHQLPLCIEKQFLPLFELGIDIGISPDYCPYILDINSKPGHKIMETSTEEQKEKVYEAPTKYVLYLDQLKEWRKNR
- a CDS encoding Cof-type HAD-IIB family hydrolase translates to MMYRLLAINIDQTLLKSNGRLVKETKDAIQYVKDKGIYVTLVTGRNFYSAQKIARALKLDSFLVTHGGAFIASKMEQPLVVKRITEEKTFNIVQVLENFDCRVRVLHERFSIGNRLRGGNNLMSRAVFGANDPIIYPVQFVESLGDTLRDNPIAPPKIEVYPKDKDEVNTIYETIKKAFPSLEVHQHKNGKIDILPEGGTKLDGLLALGEILKISWKEMVYIGDDEDDIPLIEVAGLGVAMGNASPKVKQAANWITRSNDQLGVAYMIKEHFRKQQRLQFLKDLKV
- a CDS encoding YheC/YheD family protein → MKVLSTLKVSKQLNEKTISVPETFNHKKIDFISFGTITLKVNITYHNGPMLLISEDVFQHLKIPYENKIHFFIYENTIHVGPLVGVYTAGFTSSLVRPIGERSLFFSKLLSADRKVGAFMFLFGPKHIKWDEGVIDGFLFTDKGWCQQELPFPHVIYDRLPNRKTENHSLLKETKERLQQQYLIPWFNPGFFNKWEVHQKLSLEENISHYLPETHSKISITLLEEMLSRYPFVFLKPSNGSLGLGVYKIVYHREENYYYCRYKDEKMQNRLQRFSSLEKLLGRILAGKDLNQYIVQQGIALWRINDTPVDFRVHTNKNENGDWVVSAIAGKLSGKGSITTHLNSGGIVRVLDDICKDDQEFVETKRLLETAAIQLSMSLDRQMKGYIGEIGFDFGIDKEKKIWLFEANSKPGRSIFHLSKLRTEELETRKLPLQYALYLTEQSLHSLQVVES
- a CDS encoding YheC/YheD family protein, which codes for MKYVVGRIIPYAHHNDTSTIYLSEKLATTLNIPFELPFIQVQCSRNTLTVPLVIMKGEEAFVKIGQQSLDQLYLLNEERTFFLTYNSTTNTISIGPIIALMTEILEEEPIDLKSISQFSIELTKYSEEVGAFFYVFTLPQSLAAPSLEGYVFTNNEWIKHTLPFPHIIHNRLHKRKNEKSNVFLSFTEQLKDWNVPYFNESFLDKWTVYYHLQEAEHLKPYLPETELYNKETIINWLEREEVIFLKPINGSQGKHILKIEKEDESFIVSHSSFQQEKKHYLNTAKEVINRLSPYVTRRDYLIQKGIPLFQVEGKPVDFRYLCHRTENDRWKITSSVSRISKPGQFVSNIAQGGQLSTVQQALRASFSKEEIKHLQKHMRSLAIDVAYEISSVATGMYAELGIDLAIDIDGKPWIIEVNTKPSKNVDGDEQTTAIRPSAKAIILYCLYLVHETTKEGRVE
- a CDS encoding ABC transporter ATP-binding protein, yielding MKKVVSVEGVTKVFKGKKAVDDVSFIINSGESVAILGPNGAGKSTTILMMLGLLQPTTGNVQLFNDTPSNRKVREKIGAMLQEVSIIDALKVKEVIQLFRSYYPHPLSFEELVSLTGLKEGDLKKRADKLSGGQKRRLSFALALAGNPDLLFLDEPTVGMDIHSRSSFWKTIQALKEKGKTIIFCTHYLQEADDMADRIILFHKGNIIADGSTVDIKRKVSKQTVSFLGNHHYVAALKSQPFVSNVHIQDERIVVTTDNTDQILSYLFDKKLNVKDIRVEQGRLDDVFEQLTLTEVDVVETINGAM
- a CDS encoding YheC/YheD family protein; protein product: MKDCLPFHVRRKGQKVGPVIGILVSNKQNKFYGNIPLFNRIQRKLFELGGFSVCFPIDQLLRGNLSGYCYIPSTNHWISINDLVPDAFYNRLLRDDEHKLKLLSEMYTTPFFNRQFFDKWELYSVLSQDNLLEKHLPKTLLLTDSNFNEYLNTYSSFYVKERESSKGAGIFLVEKERENIIIQTVEKKFVFYNVKEAWDFLKKHTNDCIIQETIPSQRWHGNKFDLRLFVHFIDGNYEISGTGVRVSHGQQITTHVPNGGMVGTLNELPITIDSPLLQALMNNCGKLLTKKISFVGEFSADIGITPTGHYYIYELNSKPMDFDEPIIKQKGTENLIHTFYNFTSFPWRNHKTFVENKKRNNQKNSILIKEIVKVKTNRLP
- a CDS encoding YlbF family regulator, giving the protein MSTNLYDVAYNLEKAVRESDDFKQLQDLYAAVFADEGTKRMFENFRNIQLNLQQKQMSGQEITQEEVEQAQKTVALVQQDPKIAQLMQAEQRMSMVIQELNKIIMKPLEELYSNVENR
- a CDS encoding DUF5342 family protein; the protein is MITHFTYEPLFENKQLPGWKISFYYQQQPHKAIYHKNGEIEWQTEHSFTEKIEDELKKQIHELMLFHVYE
- a CDS encoding DUF445 domain-containing protein — its product is MNEVLILTIMVIIGAFIGGMTNLLAIKMLFRPYNPIYIGKWKLPFTPGLIPKRRDELAEQLGRLVMEHLLTADSVKRRLMNSAFQEEITHWVIKQTNELLQSEQTLQQLAITFGVDDFKSLTNSKFEKWVEEKYDELLEEYGEKELSKILPQHLAEKLESYIPLVAAYIVQKGQAYFESDEGKYQLQKLINDFVSSKGMLGNMMQMFLGNVNLVDKVQPEVLKFLRNEGTTDTIEALLDKEWEKIKAYRVEEVENKLTKEAILGTIHSLAHTILNIDRCLDLSIKQLAEPIRPWIVNELLPRGIRLGTERLLNQLDAILEKLQLAHVVQEQVESFSLKRLEEIVLSVTKRELKMITYLGALLGGSIGFIQGLFVMLL